CTATTATTTATACAAAAGAACAATAATATTCAAACAATAGCATTAGCTGGCACTGTTCCAAATGAAAAGAATGTTGATAAAAATAAATTTATAAACGATCCTAAAATGCGGAACGAACATGTCTATGTCATAGAAGGCATGAAACAAACACTCGAAAAATTTGGTGAATTTTCTATTGGAAAAACACACTTACTTGAGTTACCTAAACTTATCCACTTAAAAACGGATATTAATATTAAAATATCCGAAAATATAGATTTTGATTACGAATCTTTTCTAAAAGAATTACATCCTACTGCTGCTTTAGGAATCCTACCAAAAAACTCTAAAAGTAGTTGGCTAAAATCATTCGAGTCCACTAAAATTAATAGAGGATACTTTGCAGCACCATTTGGTGTCGTATTAAATAAGAATAACTCTATATTTATTTCCACAATAAGAGGCATGCAATGGCAGAATAAAAAACTCAAAATAAGTGCAGGAGGCGGGGTTATACAAGAAAGTATTTTTGCAGATGAATGGATTGAAATCTTATCCAAGATCAATTCTATCAAAGACAATCTAGGTCTTCATTCCACAAATTAAGCTTTAATCATTGTTTAAAATCAAGAATTACCGATACATATAACACTTCAATACTTCACACTTAAATATTACCGCTTAGTTTACAGGCGCTTACAAAAAATACGTGGATTTGAGCCTATTTTTTATGCAAAATCTATAAAGATAGTTTAATTTTTTAAAGCCTTTGGGGTATATTTTGAATAAGAAAAATAATTTCAAAAAATTACACTCTGATGAGTTACAAAAAGCTCTGCAAAAAAGAAATGATTATTTTGATTCTCTTTCTCCAGAAAAAAAAGAAATTGCCCTTAAGTTTCAAGAGTTCATAGACTGTGAACTGAAAAAAGCAGGAAATCAAAATAATAGAGTCACGATTTTACATACTTTATTAATGAATTACATGAATGAGCTTGGATTTGAATCCAAATCTCTTGCAAAAATCCTGCAAGAACTTAATAAGAATATAAAAGACATGACAAAAAATGAATCCTTAAAATAATTATTCTTTAAAGCAAATAAATCAAGCTTTAGCATGAGGAACCCCTTTCACTCTCTAAAAAATAAATGTAAAGTCGCACTTTGTTGAGACAATTGCCCCTTTGGCAAATAGGGTTTGATTGCCCTTTTTATTAAATGGATTTTAAAATTTGGAGAGTTTCATGAATATTCATGAGTATCAGGCAAAAGAGCTACTTTCTCGCTTTGGCCTAAGTATCCCACGCGGCAAAATCGCTTGCACACCAACCGAAGCTGAATGGGCTGCTCGGAAACTTGGCTGCGGAAAAGATGGAAAAATAGCTGTCGTAAAAGCACAGGTGCATTCTGGTGGCCGTGGTAAAGCAGGTGGCGTTAAACTCGTGAGAAGCCCCGAAGAAGCTAAAGTTGTAGCAGAAAAAATGATCGGCATGACTCTTGTCACCAATCAAACAGGTCCGCAGGGTAAAAAAGTTCACAAACTTCTTGTTGCAGAAGGATGTGATATAGAAAAAGAATATTATTTTGCTCTCGTTGTAAATCGTGAAACTGCGACCATAGGCGTGATGGCTTCTACTGAAGGCGGCATGGATATTGAAGAAGTTGCAGAAAAACACCCAGAAAAAATTGTGACTGCAAATATCGATCCTACTGTTGGCTTACAAGAGTTTACAATCCGTAAATTAAGTATTGCTTTAGGTTTTGGTTTGGGAACTCCCCTTGCAAAAGATTTTGCAAAAACATTACGCGGACTCGTCAACGCTTTTGTAACTTATGATTGCGATATGCTAGAAATCAACCCACTTGTTTTAACAAAGCAAAATACAATTGCTGTGCTTGATTGCAAAATGAGTTTCGATGAAAATGCACTCTTTCGTCATCCAGAAATATCTGACCTTCGTGATTACGAAGAAGATGATATTAAAGAACTTGAAGCTTCAAAATATGGCTTAAGCTATGTTTCCCTTGAAGGAAATATTGGTTGCTTAGTAAACGGCGCAGGCCTTGCTATGGCAACTATGGATATTATTAAACAAACTGGCGGAGAACCAGCAAACTTTCTCGACGTTGGAGGAGGCGCAAATCAAGAGACAGTAACTCAAGCTTTCCGCATTATTTTACGTGATAAAGCTGTAAAAGGAATATTTGTAAATATTTTTGGTGGCATCATGAAATGTGATGTTATTGCGAACGGAATTGTTGCTGCTGCAAAAGAACTTGGCTTAAGAGTTCCATTAGTTGTTCGTCTTGAAGGTACCAACGTGGAAATAGGTAAGAGAATTTTAAATGACTCAGGACTGAATATTTTAAGCGCTTCTTCGATGAGCGATGGCGCAAATAAAATTGTTCAAGCGGTTAGATAACAAGAGCTTAAAAAAGGACTAAAATCATGTCAATTCTCGTTGGGAAAAATACAAAACTTATTTGCCAAGGTATTTCTGGGAGCGCTGGGAAATTTCACTCTGAAAAATGCGCTGAGTACGGCACAAATCTCGTTGGAGGCGTTGTTCCTGGTAAAGGCGGTTCATCTATTCTTGATCGCCCTGTGTTTAACACAGTTGAAGAAGCTATTAAAAAAACCGGTGCTAACGCATCGATGATTTTTGTTCCTCCTCCTTATGCAGCGGATTCTATTTTAGAAGCAATTGATGCTGGTATTGAACTCGTGGTTGCAATTACAGAAGGAATTCCTGTTCTTGATATGCTTCGTGTGAAAAAGGCATTGATGAGCGCTGGTGGAAAAACCCGCCTCATCGGACCGAACTGTCCAGGAGTCATTACTCCAAGCGACAAGTGCAAAATTGGAATTATGCCTGGCCACATTCACCTTCCAGGACGAGTTGGTATTATCAGTAAATCAGGCACTCTAACATATGAAGCCGTTGGACAAACATCAGCTCTCGGAATCGGTCAATCTACTTGTGTAGGTATCGGTGGAGATCCCATCAATGGAACAAGTTTCATCGATGTCCTAGAAATGTTCCAAAAAGATCCAGAAACCGATGCTGTGATTATGATCGGTGAAATCGGTGGAAATCTAGAAATAGAAGCTTCTGAATGGATTAAACGCAATATGAAAAAACCTGTTGTCGGCTTTATAGCTGGCCAAACAGCGCCAAAAGGCAAGCGCATGGGTCATGCGGGTGCAATTATCAGCGGCGGAAAAGGAACGGCTGAAGAAAAAATAGAAGCAATGAAAGCCTGTGGTTTGCACGTTGCTATGAGTCCAGCTGATATGGGAATCACTCTTAAAAAAGCTTTAAGAATATAAATATTATATTTCCCTCTAAAAACCTCTCGATTAAAAGAGAGGTTTTTTTGTATACTTAGCTTTATACGAATAGTGTTAAGAATAATCTGATCAGCTATTATAAAAAGCTATGTAATGAGGGATTTTATGAAACTTTTTAGCAAATACTCTTTAAGATTTCTGGTAACAATTTTTTTTATTCATTTACTCTCAAATACTTTTGCATCTCCTCA
The sequence above is drawn from the Fluviispira vulneris genome and encodes:
- a CDS encoding chorismate-binding protein, whose translation is MNDKLLNQFLNCGFFIGDLNEDKIWLMSSSIRQEKYLENNSFPFFYLNNFFSNKKNPFYKGLNFQEMNISDFQNIIEKESSKKPDIKWDQANKDFYLKQYSELKKELSLKVLKKGVPYTFQEGSCKLNNENKLYLIKNILKNRKQNSSYIYGFWKDDEGFIGTTPELLFIQKNNNIQTIALAGTVPNEKNVDKNKFINDPKMRNEHVYVIEGMKQTLEKFGEFSIGKTHLLELPKLIHLKTDINIKISENIDFDYESFLKELHPTAALGILPKNSKSSWLKSFESTKINRGYFAAPFGVVLNKNNSIFISTIRGMQWQNKKLKISAGGGVIQESIFADEWIEILSKINSIKDNLGLHSTN
- the sucC gene encoding ADP-forming succinate--CoA ligase subunit beta, whose product is MNIHEYQAKELLSRFGLSIPRGKIACTPTEAEWAARKLGCGKDGKIAVVKAQVHSGGRGKAGGVKLVRSPEEAKVVAEKMIGMTLVTNQTGPQGKKVHKLLVAEGCDIEKEYYFALVVNRETATIGVMASTEGGMDIEEVAEKHPEKIVTANIDPTVGLQEFTIRKLSIALGFGLGTPLAKDFAKTLRGLVNAFVTYDCDMLEINPLVLTKQNTIAVLDCKMSFDENALFRHPEISDLRDYEEDDIKELEASKYGLSYVSLEGNIGCLVNGAGLAMATMDIIKQTGGEPANFLDVGGGANQETVTQAFRIILRDKAVKGIFVNIFGGIMKCDVIANGIVAAAKELGLRVPLVVRLEGTNVEIGKRILNDSGLNILSASSMSDGANKIVQAVR
- the sucD gene encoding succinate--CoA ligase subunit alpha; the encoded protein is MSILVGKNTKLICQGISGSAGKFHSEKCAEYGTNLVGGVVPGKGGSSILDRPVFNTVEEAIKKTGANASMIFVPPPYAADSILEAIDAGIELVVAITEGIPVLDMLRVKKALMSAGGKTRLIGPNCPGVITPSDKCKIGIMPGHIHLPGRVGIISKSGTLTYEAVGQTSALGIGQSTCVGIGGDPINGTSFIDVLEMFQKDPETDAVIMIGEIGGNLEIEASEWIKRNMKKPVVGFIAGQTAPKGKRMGHAGAIISGGKGTAEEKIEAMKACGLHVAMSPADMGITLKKALRI